TGTTTTATAGTGGCTTAACTATATAAGCTGTCACAGTATAAGCTTGAAAAAGTGTAATAGAATTGTTAGAAGTTATCAGATACGTATCGTAAAAGCAACAAAGGAAGGTAGATGAAGCAAAGTTAAAGCTTAGCAACGGCTACTGATTTACTCTTTTAGTGGTAAAGCTCTTGCTGTTAGAAGAGTGATTGAAATTCTAAGTAAAAGGACTGCAGGAATAGATAAAGAAATCTTGAATACCTTTGATATTAAATCTCAGGCAATAATTAACTTGAGGCAACATGTGTATAATCCATATCCTCTTAGTAAGAAAAGACCACTTGGTATACCTACTGTGAAAGATAGAACTATGCAAGCTATTTACAAGCTAGTATTAAAACCAGTTGCAGAAACAACAGTAGATAAACATTCGTATTGGTTTAGAACAGAAAAATCAGCTAGTCATAGCTAAACAATTATAACTGTTTTATAGTGGCTTAGCTATATAGTAGCAAGCGTTATAGTTAAAACATTGCCTAATAATAAAGCTGCAAAGATATATCAAATATAAAGAAGAAAAAGTGTTAATTTTTATTAACTTCTACACTTTATATAACCTACTATTAACTTATGTTAACT
This genomic interval from Orientia tsutsugamushi contains the following:
- a CDS encoding reverse transcriptase N-terminal domain-containing protein, coding for MYSFSGKALAVRRVIEILSKRTAGIDKEILNTFDIKSQAIINLRQHVYNPYPLSKKRPLGIPTVKDRTMQAIYKLVLKPVAETTVDKHSYWFRTEKSASHS